One Candidatus Zixiibacteriota bacterium genomic window, TCTTCAGACTCTCTACCCAGACCTTAGCCTCGGGCCATTTCATGTCAACCACGAACATGCCCCGAATATCTCCGGGAGCATAACCGGTGGCGGCATCGTCCGGATAAAACTTAGCCAGAGCCTCAGGTACTCCCTTAGCCAGTTGATCGGCCTGACCATGACAGCCAAGGCACATCAACTCGGTTCTTATCCCGCTATGATAGGAATACCATTCTCCCCCCTTGCGGTTATGCCAAATACCTTTTGACAGATCAGTTCCTTTTGGAATAGTGGCAAACTCTTTCAGAATGGCCAGTTGAACACTGTCGGCGGCATCTTTCGGATTGCGGGCTTTATCACTGACACGGCGGATGCCGAGAACGCCTTCTTTGGAAAATTTCGCCGCCAGCTCCGGAGCTTTTTGGCCGCATACCTGTAT contains:
- a CDS encoding DUF3365 domain-containing protein → MRSVLIAVSMLLVLLACSKEADKTGADQVARDKMEVEAQSAAISVIQQYSAQLKAELRKAMVEGGPEYAIQVCGQKAPELAAKFSKEGVLGIRRVSDKARNPKDAADSVQLAILKEFATIPKGTDLSKGIWHNRKGGEWYSYHSGIRTELMCLGCHGQADQLAKGVPEALAKFYPDDAATGYAPGDIRGMFVVDMKWPEAKVWVESLKTDSL